From one Bacteroides eggerthii genomic stretch:
- the proB gene encoding glutamate 5-kinase yields the protein MEQQLTRIAVKIGSNVLTRRDGTLDVTRMSALVDQIAGLHKAGVEIILVSSGAVASGRSEIHPTKKLDSVDQRQLFSAVGQAKLINRYYELFREHGIPVGQVLTMKENFGTRRHYLNQKNCMTVMLENGVIPIVNENDTISVSELMFTDNDELSGLIASMMDVQALIILSNIDGIYNGSPADPASEVIREIEHGKDLSSYIQTSKSSFGRGGMLTKTNIARKVADEGITVIIANGKRDNILTDILRNEELRMKNEELKYTRFIPSPEPVSSVKKWIAHSEGFAKGELHINECATKILASDKAVSILPIGITDVRGGFEKDDIVRIIDHTGNAVGVGKANCNSEQAREAMGKHGKKPVVHYDYLYIE from the coding sequence ATGGAGCAACAACTAACGAGAATTGCTGTCAAGATAGGCAGCAATGTATTGACACGTCGTGACGGCACATTGGACGTAACGCGTATGTCCGCCCTTGTAGACCAAATAGCCGGGCTGCACAAAGCAGGTGTGGAAATCATCCTTGTTTCTTCCGGTGCCGTAGCATCCGGCCGGAGCGAGATACACCCTACGAAAAAGCTGGACAGCGTAGACCAACGCCAGCTGTTTTCAGCCGTAGGGCAGGCTAAACTTATCAACCGCTACTACGAATTATTCCGCGAGCATGGCATCCCCGTAGGGCAAGTACTCACCATGAAAGAGAATTTCGGTACCCGCCGCCACTACCTCAACCAAAAGAACTGCATGACCGTCATGTTGGAAAACGGAGTAATTCCCATTGTCAACGAGAACGACACAATCTCCGTCAGCGAACTGATGTTCACCGATAACGACGAACTCTCCGGACTGATAGCCTCCATGATGGATGTCCAAGCCCTGATTATCCTAAGCAACATAGACGGCATCTATAACGGATCGCCTGCCGACCCTGCATCGGAAGTCATCCGCGAGATAGAACATGGAAAAGACCTCTCCTCTTACATACAGACCTCTAAATCCAGTTTCGGACGTGGCGGCATGCTCACCAAGACCAACATCGCCCGTAAAGTGGCCGATGAGGGCATCACCGTCATCATTGCCAACGGCAAGCGAGACAATATACTTACAGACATCCTGAGAAATGAGGAATTAAGAATGAAGAACGAGGAATTGAAATACACCCGTTTCATCCCCTCTCCCGAACCCGTATCCAGCGTCAAGAAATGGATAGCCCACAGCGAAGGTTTCGCCAAAGGCGAACTGCACATCAACGAATGCGCCACCAAGATATTGGCTTCCGACAAGGCAGTCAGCATCCTCCCCATAGGCATCACCGATGTACGGGGCGGATTTGAAAAAGACGACATTGTGCGCATCATTGACCATACAGGAAATGCAGTGGGTGTGGGCAAAGCCAATTGCAACTCCGAACAAGCGCGTGAAGCCATGGGGAAACATGGCAAGAAACCCGTAGTGCACTACGACTATCTCTATATAGAATAA
- a CDS encoding DUF2007-related protein: MKEEDKSKLIEVFKGSLWEAQLVKSLLGNNDIESTLKDGMVVNVVLPDTAIDVAVLVNEANYETAMEVVRAYEKKEEGD, translated from the coding sequence ATGAAAGAAGAAGATAAAAGCAAGCTCATCGAAGTGTTCAAAGGATCACTTTGGGAAGCCCAACTTGTAAAAAGCCTGTTAGGGAACAATGACATTGAGTCAACCTTGAAAGACGGAATGGTAGTAAACGTTGTCCTACCCGATACAGCAATAGATGTAGCTGTACTCGTAAATGAAGCAAACTACGAAACAGCCATGGAGGTTGTTCGTGCATACGAAAAAAAGGAAGAGGGAGATTAA
- a CDS encoding OmpH family outer membrane protein: MRKSLLSMFLLFAIGMTANAQKFALIDMEYILKNIPAYQSATEELDQASRQWQSEVEKLGKEAKGLYDSYQASIKTLSDAQKSKKEEEIVAKEKSAAELRRKYFGPEGELIKKREALMQPIQDEIYEAVKAISTQKGYAVVVDRASASSIIFASPSIDISNEVLAKLGYSN, translated from the coding sequence ATGAGAAAGAGTTTATTAAGCATGTTTCTGCTGTTTGCCATAGGCATGACAGCCAATGCACAGAAGTTTGCCCTGATTGACATGGAGTACATCCTGAAGAATATCCCTGCCTACCAAAGTGCAACTGAAGAATTGGATCAAGCTAGCAGGCAATGGCAAAGTGAGGTTGAAAAGCTGGGCAAAGAAGCCAAAGGTTTGTATGATAGCTATCAGGCATCTATTAAGACCCTTTCCGACGCACAGAAGTCAAAGAAAGAAGAAGAGATTGTTGCCAAAGAAAAATCAGCAGCGGAATTACGCCGTAAATACTTCGGTCCCGAAGGCGAACTCATCAAAAAGCGCGAAGCCTTAATGCAGCCCATTCAAGATGAAATCTACGAAGCGGTAAAGGCTATCTCCACACAAAAAGGCTACGCCGTAGTGGTGGACCGCGCATCCGCATCAAGCATAATTTTCGCTTCTCCAAGTATCGATATAAGCAATGAAGTGCTTGCAAAATTAGGATATTCAAATTAA
- a CDS encoding OmpH family outer membrane protein codes for MLKKIALLVVMFALPLGAMAQTKFAHMNSQEVIITMPEYTKAQADLDAMSKEYQTEMQRTQEEFNKKYQEFLAQADSLPKNIAERRQKELQDMAQRQEQFQQEAYQSMQKAQQDAMTPIYKKLDEAIQAVGKAEGVVYIFDLARTPIPYVGTQSIDVTAKVKTQLGIK; via the coding sequence ATGCTTAAAAAAATCGCACTGCTCGTAGTTATGTTTGCCCTCCCTCTGGGAGCCATGGCGCAAACTAAATTCGCTCACATGAACTCCCAAGAAGTTATCATCACCATGCCGGAATACACAAAAGCTCAAGCCGACCTGGATGCTATGTCTAAAGAGTACCAAACAGAAATGCAACGCACTCAGGAAGAGTTCAATAAAAAGTATCAAGAATTCTTAGCACAAGCTGACTCACTGCCCAAAAACATCGCAGAAAGACGTCAGAAAGAATTGCAGGACATGGCACAACGCCAGGAACAGTTCCAGCAAGAAGCCTATCAGTCCATGCAAAAAGCACAGCAAGATGCTATGACACCTATCTATAAGAAACTGGACGAAGCTATCCAAGCGGTAGGTAAAGCTGAAGGTGTTGTATATATATTCGACTTGGCCCGTACTCCGATACCCTATGTAGGAACGCAGAGCATAGATGTTACCGCCAAAGTAAAAACGCAACTCGGCATCAAATAA
- the murI gene encoding glutamate racemase yields the protein MKQKLPSSPGPIGVFDSGYGGLTILSKIREILPEYDYIYLGDNARAPYGTRSFEVVYAFTLQAVTRLFEMGCHLVILACNTASAKALRSIQINDLPHLDSARRVLGVIRPTVECIGNITRSRHVGVLATSGTIKSESYPLEIRKLFPDIKVSGEACPLWVSLVENNEALGDGTDYFIRKYINELLAKDREIDTAILGCTHYPILLPKIQQYMPAGITIVSQGQLVADSLKDYLHRHPEIDIKCTRGGKCTYYTTEAEEKFIESASIFLNEAITVRRIEL from the coding sequence ATGAAACAGAAACTCCCCTCCAGCCCCGGCCCCATCGGCGTATTCGATTCCGGATACGGCGGTCTCACGATCTTGAGCAAGATACGGGAAATACTACCAGAATACGATTATATCTATTTGGGAGACAATGCCCGCGCTCCTTACGGCACACGCTCGTTTGAAGTTGTTTACGCTTTCACATTGCAAGCTGTTACCCGACTGTTCGAAATGGGATGCCACCTTGTAATCCTTGCTTGCAATACTGCATCCGCCAAGGCTCTGCGCAGCATACAGATAAACGACCTGCCGCACCTCGACTCCGCACGCCGCGTGTTGGGCGTTATCCGCCCCACTGTGGAATGTATCGGCAATATCACTCGCAGCCGCCACGTCGGAGTGCTCGCCACAAGCGGCACTATCAAATCCGAATCCTATCCGCTTGAGATCCGCAAACTTTTCCCCGATATCAAAGTCAGCGGAGAAGCCTGTCCATTATGGGTATCACTCGTAGAAAACAACGAAGCGCTGGGTGACGGAACGGATTATTTCATCCGCAAATACATAAATGAACTTCTTGCCAAAGACCGGGAAATAGACACCGCAATTCTAGGCTGCACCCACTACCCGATACTCCTGCCTAAGATACAACAGTATATGCCGGCCGGCATCACCATCGTATCACAAGGACAATTAGTAGCGGACAGCTTGAAGGACTATCTCCACCGCCACCCCGAAATAGATATCAAATGTACGCGAGGCGGCAAATGCACCTATTACACCACAGAGGCGGAAGAAAAATTCATCGAGTCGGCATCTATCTTCCTGAACGAAGCAATAACGGTACGCCGCATCGAGTTATAG